A single genomic interval of Ischnura elegans chromosome 3, ioIscEleg1.1, whole genome shotgun sequence harbors:
- the LOC124155227 gene encoding uncharacterized protein LOC124155227: MPDRFKAKVYKTVVRSVALYGTECWPATPKQEQTMHAMEMRMLRWILGTSRLDHVMNVDIRKRMGAAPITDKMREARLRWYGHAVRSDENSVARTAMRLSPEGRGRPKMRWLDRIKEDMKTINATPVDALD; the protein is encoded by the coding sequence atgcccgacCGATTCAaagccaaagtatacaagaccgtggTCCGctcagtggccctatatggaacagaatgttggccagccacaccAAAACAAGAACAGACCATGCATgccatggaaatgaggatgctgcgatggatcctaggcaccTCCCGCCTTGATCACGTCATGAATGTAGACatccggaaaagaatgggagCTGCACCAATCAcggacaagatgcgggaggctcgactgcggtggtatgggcatgcgGTGCGTAGCGACGAGAACTCCGTGGCgagaacagcaatgcggctgagcccTGAAGGACGAGGACGAcctaagatgcgctggctcgacagaaTTAAGGaagacatgaagaccatcaacgccacgccagtagacgccctggattgA